In one window of Thermococcus sp. DNA:
- a CDS encoding MBL fold metallo-hydrolase yields MIIGKVGLDSSARFTFQSHAHSDHFVSGEIIFATKATKYLSHLRKGGFYKEVDFGERFYIGDFKAKLYPAGHMLGSAGIKLWLDTGTLFYTGDTKWFKLRTAEKSRFPKADFLIIEATFGVPSFTFPSPREAEKKLIAFVEEALDRRKRPVLYVNQTGKAQEVMKILELHGYTVRPSRTMLKVARVYSKFGVTFKNIERDGEVVLRSYRSPRVEDSLSPWELTVSGFGRLKLSNHADFWELVRIVEKVRPEKVFTVYGFAGEFAGILRGLGYEATAVGQNDIIEP; encoded by the coding sequence ATGATAATCGGGAAAGTAGGCCTCGACAGCTCCGCTCGCTTCACCTTCCAGAGCCACGCCCACAGCGATCACTTCGTAAGCGGTGAAATTATCTTTGCGACAAAGGCAACAAAGTACCTCAGCCACCTGAGGAAAGGCGGCTTTTACAAGGAGGTTGATTTCGGGGAGAGGTTCTACATTGGAGACTTCAAGGCAAAGCTCTACCCGGCCGGCCACATGCTCGGCTCAGCCGGAATAAAACTCTGGCTCGATACCGGGACGCTCTTCTACACCGGCGACACCAAGTGGTTCAAGCTCAGAACAGCTGAGAAGAGCCGTTTTCCGAAGGCGGACTTTCTGATAATCGAGGCGACCTTTGGGGTTCCGAGCTTCACCTTTCCCTCGCCGAGGGAGGCGGAGAAGAAGCTAATAGCCTTCGTGGAGGAAGCCCTAGACAGGAGAAAGAGGCCGGTCCTCTACGTGAACCAGACCGGGAAGGCCCAGGAAGTCATGAAGATACTTGAGCTTCACGGCTACACGGTTAGGCCGAGCAGGACAATGCTGAAGGTGGCGAGGGTTTACTCCAAGTTCGGTGTTACCTTCAAAAACATCGAGAGGGATGGAGAGGTTGTTCTGCGTTCCTACCGCTCGCCGAGGGTTGAGGACTCGCTCTCACCGTGGGAGCTTACCGTTTCAGGTTTCGGAAGGCTTAAGCTGAGCAACCACGCCGACTTCTGGGAGCTAGTGAGAATAGTGGAAAAGGTTCGGCCCGAGAAGGTCTTTACCGTTTACGGCTTCGCCGGTGAGTTCGCGGGGATACTGAGGGGACTCGGATACGAGGCCACAGCCGTTGGGCAGAATGACATAATAGAACCATGA